A window of the Gemmatimonadota bacterium genome harbors these coding sequences:
- a CDS encoding FAD-dependent oxidoreductase, whose protein sequence is MNATPGRVLVVGGGVFGITTALELSGRGWQVTVLDPGPIPHEAASSTDVSKVVRMDYGSDRFYHELAELALEGWDRWNRDWSRPLYHEDGFLFLAPALMAPGGFEYESYEVLRARGYTPERLDARSAARRYPEWDLTRYPDGYLNARAGWAESGAVVERLLSLCRESGVTFLAGSLRELMSRGSRVHGVVTTEADRIEADRVVVAAGAWTPGLLPWLSDVLWPTGHPVLHFQPDNPDSFRGDGFPPWAADISGSGWYGFPALPDGRVKVAHHGPGTRTHPDGRGTVADDHEARTRDFLRQSIPALADAPVVHRHVCMYCDSFDGDLFIAADPNREGLVVASGGSGHGFKFAPALGAIVADVLEERDNRFALRFAWRSLGQLATEEARYEGGLRE, encoded by the coding sequence GTGAACGCCACCCCTGGACGAGTCTTGGTCGTCGGGGGCGGTGTCTTCGGAATCACGACCGCTCTCGAGTTGAGTGGCCGGGGGTGGCAGGTGACGGTCCTCGACCCGGGGCCCATTCCCCACGAGGCAGCATCCTCGACCGACGTGAGCAAGGTCGTGCGGATGGACTATGGGTCCGACCGCTTCTACCACGAGCTCGCGGAACTCGCGCTCGAGGGCTGGGATCGCTGGAATCGAGACTGGTCGAGGCCGCTCTACCACGAGGACGGCTTTCTCTTTCTCGCGCCGGCCCTGATGGCCCCGGGAGGGTTCGAGTACGAGAGCTACGAAGTACTGAGGGCCCGGGGCTACACCCCCGAGCGACTGGATGCCCGAAGTGCGGCGCGTCGCTATCCCGAGTGGGACCTCACGCGGTATCCCGACGGCTACCTGAACGCGAGGGCAGGCTGGGCGGAGAGCGGCGCGGTCGTCGAGCGACTCTTGTCACTTTGCAGAGAGTCGGGCGTGACCTTTCTGGCCGGGTCGTTGCGCGAGCTCATGTCACGGGGGTCCCGGGTCCACGGAGTCGTCACGACCGAAGCAGATCGCATCGAGGCCGACCGAGTGGTGGTCGCCGCCGGGGCCTGGACACCTGGCTTGCTGCCGTGGCTCTCGGACGTGCTCTGGCCCACGGGTCATCCCGTTCTCCACTTCCAGCCGGACAATCCGGATTCGTTCCGCGGTGACGGTTTCCCCCCATGGGCTGCGGACATCTCGGGCAGCGGGTGGTACGGCTTCCCGGCGCTCCCTGACGGCCGCGTGAAGGTGGCACACCATGGACCGGGAACTCGCACGCACCCGGATGGCCGCGGGACTGTTGCCGACGACCACGAAGCTCGGACGAGGGACTTCTTGCGTCAGTCGATCCCCGCGCTGGCCGACGCGCCAGTAGTCCATCGACACGTGTGCATGTACTGCGACAGCTTCGACGGCGACTTGTTCATCGCCGCGGACCCCAACCGCGAGGGTCTCGTAGTCGCGAGCGGCGGCAGCGGTCACGGCTTCAAGTTCGCGCCCGCGCTCGGCGCCATCGTGGCGGACGTCCTGGAAGAACGTGACAACCGATTCGCTCTTCGCTTTGCCTGGCGCAGCCTTGGGCAGCTAGCGACCGAAGAAGCCCGTTATGAAGGAGGCCTACGTGAATAG
- a CDS encoding hydantoinase/oxoprolinase family protein: MSARASTASTALLAVDTGGTFTDLVLLSEGRIKTLKVPSTPDDPAQAVLDGIAKILDADEPFSLLHGSTVATNALLERRGAKVVLVTNRGFEDVIEIGRQNRPQLYALVGHRLPPLVDRNDRLGITGRLGPRGELIEALDDSELAGLTDRILARGADAVAISLLHSYANPSHEEAVARAVEATGLPLSVSCHLVPEFREYERTSTTVVNAYVAPIMSRYLGRLSDEAGAERVTIMGSNGGTIPVDRARREPVHTVLSGPAGGVVGALTWARRSGHDHVISFDMGGTSTDVSLCPGRPLRTREFEIAGQPTAIPVIDIHTVGAGGGSLARLDAGGALRVGPQSAGAQPGPICYGRGGSGITVTDAHVWLGRLPADAFLGGTEALDREAIRAPLEAMAAQLGTDVDDAAEGILAVADTAMERALRVISVERGYDPADFAVVAFGGAGGLHVAELTRRLGAFKAIVPPDPGLLSAYGMLASPVSRETARTVLLSADADDTQRSLDATLAELEGQARSEMLDEGVSEGDLTAELWVDARYAGQSFELRVPASDWIQRFHNAHEERYGHRRETAPVEAVTLRAVVTAPPPPVHVTRLPDAERPVQSASTQVAFAGERIEASRVWRHQLGAGHEFVGPFVVQEYSATTWVPPGWRVEVDPWGCLHLTPPE, translated from the coding sequence ATGTCCGCACGCGCCTCGACAGCGTCAACGGCCCTCTTGGCGGTCGACACGGGCGGCACATTCACCGACCTGGTGCTGCTTAGCGAGGGCAGGATCAAGACGCTCAAGGTGCCCTCGACGCCGGACGATCCTGCTCAAGCCGTTCTCGACGGCATCGCGAAGATCCTGGACGCGGACGAGCCGTTCTCTCTCCTCCACGGGTCCACCGTTGCGACCAACGCCCTCCTTGAACGTCGTGGGGCCAAGGTCGTGCTCGTCACGAACCGGGGCTTCGAGGACGTCATCGAGATCGGACGCCAAAACCGGCCGCAGCTGTACGCGCTGGTCGGGCACAGGCTTCCCCCACTCGTCGACAGGAATGACCGCCTGGGCATCACAGGTCGCCTCGGCCCGCGCGGCGAGTTGATCGAAGCGCTCGACGACTCCGAGCTTGCCGGCCTCACCGATCGCATCCTCGCGCGCGGGGCCGACGCGGTAGCGATCTCGCTGCTTCACTCGTACGCGAACCCGAGCCATGAAGAAGCGGTCGCACGCGCGGTCGAGGCGACCGGTTTGCCCCTCTCGGTCTCGTGTCATCTGGTTCCGGAGTTCCGCGAGTACGAGCGCACATCCACCACGGTCGTGAATGCCTACGTCGCACCGATCATGAGCCGATACCTCGGCCGCCTGTCCGACGAAGCGGGCGCCGAGCGGGTCACGATCATGGGCTCGAACGGGGGCACGATTCCTGTCGATCGAGCGCGCAGGGAGCCGGTGCATACCGTCCTGTCGGGACCGGCAGGCGGGGTTGTGGGTGCGCTCACCTGGGCACGTCGCTCAGGTCACGACCACGTGATTTCGTTCGACATGGGGGGCACGTCCACCGACGTGTCTCTGTGTCCGGGTCGGCCACTCCGGACGCGCGAGTTCGAGATCGCCGGGCAGCCGACCGCGATTCCCGTCATCGACATTCACACCGTCGGCGCGGGGGGGGGATCCCTGGCACGGCTCGACGCCGGTGGTGCGCTCCGCGTCGGTCCACAGAGCGCGGGCGCGCAACCCGGGCCTATCTGCTACGGGCGCGGCGGTTCCGGCATCACCGTGACGGACGCGCACGTATGGCTCGGCCGGCTGCCGGCTGACGCCTTCCTGGGCGGTACCGAGGCGTTGGATCGAGAAGCGATCCGGGCGCCCCTGGAGGCGATGGCGGCACAACTGGGCACAGACGTGGACGACGCGGCCGAAGGCATCCTGGCGGTCGCCGATACGGCGATGGAGCGGGCGCTACGCGTGATCTCTGTGGAGCGTGGCTACGACCCGGCAGACTTCGCCGTTGTGGCCTTCGGCGGCGCCGGGGGCCTCCACGTGGCCGAGTTGACTCGAAGGCTCGGGGCCTTCAAGGCGATCGTGCCGCCAGACCCGGGGCTACTGTCCGCGTACGGCATGCTGGCCTCACCCGTGAGCCGTGAGACCGCACGCACGGTCCTGCTCTCCGCAGATGCCGACGACACGCAGAGGTCTCTCGACGCGACTCTCGCGGAGCTCGAAGGCCAGGCGCGCTCGGAGATGCTGGACGAGGGCGTCTCGGAAGGAGATCTCACCGCAGAGCTCTGGGTGGACGCCAGGTACGCCGGACAGAGTTTCGAGCTCAGGGTACCTGCATCGGATTGGATCCAGCGCTTTCACAACGCCCACGAGGAGCGGTACGGACACAGACGGGAGACCGCTCCGGTCGAAGCCGTCACGCTCCGGGCCGTCGTCACTGCGCCACCGCCTCCCGTGCACGTGACTCGACTTCCCGACGCGGAGAGGCCCGTCCAGAGCGCATCGACGCAGGTCGCCTTCGCTGGAGAGCGCATCGAAGCATCCCGCGTGTGGAGGCACCAACTCGGAGCTGGTCACGAGTTTGTCGGTCCGTTCGTGGTCCAGGAATACAGTGCTACGACGTGGGTCCCGCCGGGTTGGCGAGTCGAAGTAGACCCGTGGGGGTGTCTACACCTCACGCCTCCCGAGTAG
- a CDS encoding DUF2723 domain-containing protein gives MSNETATVNRGGGAARNDAELRPPYWEAALAGLFVFALYALTLSRTTAFWDASEYIATAHILGIPHPPGNPLFVVLARSWSVLLAPLGLPVAVRINLFSALMSAGAHAMWFLVVHHILRFFSEDRRFRIIGASAAVLVSSTAFTVWNQSNVNEKVYTVSLLTIALLSWLAFRWQERLGRGKDDNLLILMAFILALSVGNHLMAFLAAPAIGLFILFVHPQTLLNWRLYAAGSAVVILGLSIHLFLPIRAGLDPVINEAAPTCPNIGSALGAVVTYGKAGCAALAEALNRTQYDKPGLLPRLAPLSSQLVNYLQYFDWQWARSLDGTTTVFANLRLPFTMLFTGLGVWGAIEHARRDRASFVFVATLFATLTFALLYYLNFKYGYSLQAPVQDRDLHEVRERDYFFVVSFSVWGLWAGIGIATLWRESAREMGVGLAKASPILSLALIPLVFNFSWASRAEDYAARDWAHNLLMSVEPYGVLFTNGDNDTFPLWYLQEVEGIRRDVTVIVTSYLNTEWYTGQLKRLTAPCPPGVDPSSDWSRIQCQRPYTAENTDAAYVTDPSQAAGKIPLVVDGPIRPPTKSIMPLSDEDIERVARMVVPIENDSQIQLGNVVATLAGGSALMPWQQYALTLINEVIDERPIYFASSGNAATSLGVNGYLVRQGLAFRLHNGPLEDQAPERFMQMEPTPYANVIGAWMDLPRTRILLDDVFVHRTGIPDDWTHWPDLATIGIPNYYAWSYLALTQAAIQNSDEEAIETYQARAEAWRLLGS, from the coding sequence ATGAGCAATGAGACAGCGACCGTGAATCGTGGCGGCGGCGCCGCCCGAAACGACGCTGAGTTGCGCCCTCCATACTGGGAGGCCGCGCTCGCTGGCTTGTTCGTATTCGCGCTCTACGCGCTGACGCTCTCGCGCACAACCGCGTTCTGGGACGCGAGTGAGTACATCGCCACGGCGCATATCCTCGGGATCCCGCATCCACCCGGCAATCCGCTCTTCGTCGTGCTCGCTCGCTCGTGGTCCGTGTTACTGGCTCCTCTGGGCCTGCCGGTAGCCGTACGTATCAACCTGTTCAGCGCGCTCATGAGTGCGGGTGCACACGCGATGTGGTTCCTCGTCGTGCACCACATCCTGCGCTTCTTCTCAGAGGACCGGCGCTTCCGGATCATCGGCGCGTCCGCGGCGGTGCTCGTCAGCTCGACCGCCTTCACGGTGTGGAACCAATCCAACGTGAATGAGAAGGTGTACACCGTCTCGCTGCTCACCATCGCGCTTCTGTCGTGGTTGGCGTTCCGGTGGCAGGAGCGTCTCGGGCGCGGCAAGGATGACAACCTGCTCATCCTGATGGCCTTCATTCTGGCGCTGAGCGTCGGCAACCACCTCATGGCGTTCTTGGCGGCGCCGGCGATCGGGCTCTTCATCCTCTTCGTGCACCCCCAGACGCTGCTCAACTGGCGCCTGTACGCCGCCGGCAGCGCAGTAGTCATTCTCGGGCTCTCGATCCACCTCTTCTTGCCGATTCGCGCCGGACTGGACCCGGTCATCAACGAGGCGGCTCCGACCTGCCCAAACATCGGCTCGGCGCTTGGCGCGGTCGTCACCTACGGGAAGGCGGGTTGCGCCGCTCTCGCCGAAGCACTCAACCGCACCCAGTACGACAAGCCAGGGCTGCTGCCTCGCCTCGCGCCGCTGTCGTCCCAGCTGGTCAACTATCTACAGTACTTCGACTGGCAGTGGGCTCGCTCGCTCGACGGGACCACGACCGTCTTCGCGAATTTGCGCCTTCCCTTCACGATGCTCTTCACCGGCCTCGGGGTGTGGGGCGCGATCGAGCACGCCCGTCGCGACCGGGCGAGCTTCGTGTTCGTCGCGACGCTTTTCGCGACGCTGACGTTCGCGCTCCTCTACTACCTCAACTTCAAGTACGGCTATTCGCTTCAGGCTCCAGTCCAGGATCGCGACCTTCACGAAGTGCGCGAACGTGACTACTTCTTCGTCGTGAGCTTCTCGGTCTGGGGACTGTGGGCCGGCATCGGCATCGCGACCCTTTGGCGCGAATCGGCACGTGAGATGGGCGTCGGCCTCGCCAAGGCGAGCCCGATCTTGAGCCTCGCGTTGATCCCGCTCGTCTTCAACTTCTCATGGGCGAGCCGGGCGGAGGACTACGCGGCGCGAGACTGGGCCCACAACCTGCTGATGAGCGTCGAGCCGTACGGAGTGCTCTTCACGAACGGGGACAACGACACCTTCCCGCTGTGGTATCTGCAGGAAGTCGAGGGCATTCGCCGAGACGTGACCGTCATCGTAACGTCCTACCTCAACACCGAGTGGTACACGGGTCAGCTCAAGAGACTCACAGCACCCTGCCCCCCTGGGGTCGACCCGTCTTCGGATTGGTCTCGCATCCAATGCCAGCGGCCGTACACGGCAGAGAACACCGACGCTGCATACGTGACGGACCCGAGTCAGGCCGCGGGCAAGATCCCGCTCGTAGTCGACGGGCCAATCCGACCCCCTACCAAGTCGATCATGCCGTTGTCCGACGAGGACATCGAACGCGTCGCTCGCATGGTCGTGCCGATCGAGAACGACAGCCAAATCCAGCTGGGGAACGTGGTCGCGACTCTAGCCGGGGGGTCGGCCCTCATGCCGTGGCAGCAATATGCCCTCACGCTAATCAACGAAGTCATCGACGAACGCCCCATCTATTTCGCATCGAGCGGCAACGCGGCGACGTCACTCGGCGTGAACGGCTATCTCGTTCGCCAGGGGCTCGCGTTCCGGCTCCACAACGGCCCTCTCGAGGATCAAGCGCCGGAGAGGTTCATGCAGATGGAGCCGACACCCTACGCGAACGTCATCGGTGCATGGATGGACCTTCCGCGGACTCGAATACTGCTTGACGATGTCTTCGTGCACCGAACGGGGATCCCCGACGATTGGACCCATTGGCCTGACCTCGCCACGATCGGGATTCCGAACTACTACGCCTGGAGCTACCTGGCTCTGACTCAAGCTGCGATCCAGAACTCCGACGAGGAAGCGATCGAGACGTACCAGGCTCGGGCAGAGGCATGGAGGTTGCTCGGCAGCTAG
- a CDS encoding dipeptidase, which translates to MSDALTFVDTNLGRFREELYDFLRIPSISAKSEYDDETSRSAQWLAARMQEAGLEVEVMATEGHPVVLGEWRGAGANAPTVLVYGHYDVQPPEPLELWTSPPFEPTEREGRIYARGSADDKGQLYMHVKAFEAHLATSGSLPVNVLLLAEGEEEVGSPNLVPFVEAHLERLACDVVVISDTGMFAEGLPSLLFSLRGLAYFEIHVRGARSDLHSGEFGGAVTNPGNALAQIIASLHDDQRRVAIPGFYDDVVDWDPETREQIAALPHSDDEFREALDVVALGGEEGFSTLERLWIRPTCDVNGMLCGYTDEGAKTVLPNHAMAKVSFRLVPDQTDAKVRELLEAHLRNVTPDGVTVELKELHGGRPWKASIEGPYFEAAADALEEAFGTKPVRMGGGGSIPIVVEFEERLDAPALLLGFSLPGCNLHAPNEWLSVENFEKGICALVLLYEKLGAQAGH; encoded by the coding sequence GTGTCCGACGCCCTGACTTTTGTCGACACCAACCTCGGACGTTTTCGGGAGGAGCTGTACGACTTCCTGCGCATTCCGTCCATCAGCGCCAAGTCGGAGTACGACGACGAAACGAGTCGGTCGGCGCAGTGGTTGGCCGCGCGTATGCAGGAAGCCGGACTAGAGGTGGAAGTTATGGCCACGGAGGGTCATCCGGTCGTGCTGGGTGAGTGGCGTGGCGCCGGCGCGAACGCTCCGACCGTGCTCGTATACGGGCATTACGACGTGCAGCCACCGGAGCCGCTGGAGCTCTGGACCTCGCCTCCTTTCGAGCCCACCGAACGCGAGGGCCGCATCTACGCGCGCGGCTCAGCGGACGATAAGGGCCAGCTCTACATGCACGTGAAGGCGTTCGAAGCCCACCTCGCCACGAGCGGTTCGCTGCCTGTCAACGTCCTGTTGCTCGCCGAAGGCGAGGAAGAGGTCGGCTCGCCGAATCTCGTCCCGTTCGTCGAGGCTCACTTGGAACGTCTCGCGTGTGACGTCGTGGTCATCTCGGACACGGGCATGTTCGCCGAGGGGCTGCCTTCCCTCCTCTTCTCGCTGAGGGGCCTCGCGTACTTCGAGATCCACGTGCGCGGCGCCCGTAGCGACCTGCACTCGGGCGAATTCGGTGGCGCTGTGACGAATCCCGGCAACGCGCTGGCGCAGATCATCGCCTCTCTGCACGACGATCAACGCCGTGTCGCGATACCGGGCTTCTATGACGACGTCGTCGACTGGGACCCCGAGACCCGCGAGCAGATCGCCGCGCTTCCCCACTCGGACGACGAGTTCCGGGAAGCGCTCGACGTCGTCGCTCTCGGGGGCGAGGAGGGCTTCAGCACGCTCGAGCGTCTGTGGATCCGACCGACATGCGACGTCAACGGCATGCTGTGCGGCTATACCGATGAGGGCGCGAAGACCGTACTGCCGAACCACGCAATGGCCAAGGTGAGCTTTCGCCTGGTTCCGGATCAAACGGACGCCAAGGTAAGAGAGCTGCTGGAAGCGCACCTCCGCAACGTCACCCCTGACGGCGTGACTGTGGAGTTGAAGGAACTTCACGGCGGTCGCCCTTGGAAGGCGAGCATCGAGGGTCCGTACTTCGAGGCAGCCGCCGACGCGCTGGAGGAAGCGTTCGGCACCAAGCCAGTGCGCATGGGTGGCGGCGGTTCGATCCCGATCGTCGTCGAGTTCGAAGAGCGTCTCGATGCTCCTGCACTCCTCCTGGGCTTCTCGCTCCCCGGGTGCAATCTGCACGCTCCCAACGAGTGGCTTTCCGTCGAGAACTTCGAGAAAGGAATCTGCGCGCTGGTGCTGCTCTATGAGAAGCTGGGCGCGCAGGCCGGACACTAG
- a CDS encoding flavin reductase family protein: MNQRDSLQFREVMGRFPTGVAVVSAHADGSAMWGVTVSSFTSVSLEPPLILVCIDRGAASHDKLITAETFAVSMLAEDQADVARRFAAEPAETRFEEVAWRKASDGSPVLDGAAAWLECVTSGVMPGGDHSIVLARVIASGSSDRGALLFFGSGYGKVAT, translated from the coding sequence ATGAACCAACGGGATTCGCTTCAGTTCAGGGAGGTCATGGGCCGATTCCCGACGGGGGTAGCAGTGGTCTCCGCACATGCGGACGGGTCCGCGATGTGGGGCGTTACCGTGAGTTCATTCACGTCGGTGTCGCTCGAACCCCCTCTCATCCTGGTCTGTATCGATAGAGGAGCAGCTTCGCACGACAAGCTGATCACCGCCGAAACGTTCGCGGTCAGCATGTTGGCCGAGGACCAGGCCGATGTCGCCAGGCGGTTCGCCGCGGAGCCGGCGGAGACACGTTTCGAGGAGGTTGCGTGGCGTAAGGCATCGGACGGGAGCCCCGTTCTCGATGGGGCCGCGGCTTGGTTGGAGTGCGTGACCAGCGGGGTGATGCCGGGTGGGGATCACTCAATCGTGCTGGCTCGCGTTATCGCGTCCGGTTCCTCGGACCGTGGGGCACTGCTCTTCTTCGGGAGCGGCTATGGCAAGGTGGCGACGTGA
- a CDS encoding ornithine cyclodeaminase has translation MRILSADDVRACVDMPAAIDAMREAFAALSAHEATVPIRLALETEYGVSLFMPAHLRESGNAGAKVVSVNPGNSARGLPVIHAVVLVLDVPTGRPTALMDGTWLTALRTGAVGGLAADLLARRDAKTVALFGAGVQARTQLEAVRCVREITEVRVVSPSGASADRLAAEVTGVRAVRVDDPTEAIAGADIIIAATNSSTPVFDGSQVEPGTHVTGVGSYTPDMREVDTALVTRARVIVDQREAVMEEAGDIVGPIRDGVVDETVIVAEIGEVVLGRVQGRTADTDITFFKSVGNAVQDVAVAARVLTAAEAEGRGLVVDL, from the coding sequence ATCAGAATCCTGTCCGCCGACGATGTCCGGGCGTGTGTAGACATGCCCGCCGCGATCGACGCGATGCGTGAAGCGTTCGCCGCGCTCTCGGCGCATGAGGCGACCGTGCCGATTCGCCTGGCGCTGGAGACCGAGTACGGGGTCAGCCTCTTCATGCCTGCCCATCTTCGAGAGAGCGGGAACGCCGGGGCGAAGGTCGTCTCGGTGAACCCGGGCAACTCCGCCCGGGGTCTGCCCGTGATTCACGCCGTCGTGTTGGTCCTCGATGTCCCGACGGGTCGTCCCACGGCGCTCATGGACGGCACGTGGCTCACGGCGCTTCGTACGGGGGCCGTGGGTGGGCTCGCTGCGGATCTGTTGGCACGTCGGGACGCCAAGACCGTGGCGCTTTTCGGGGCGGGCGTGCAGGCCCGGACGCAACTGGAGGCGGTTCGGTGCGTCCGCGAGATCACCGAGGTACGGGTGGTTTCGCCGAGCGGAGCATCAGCGGATCGCCTGGCCGCTGAGGTCACGGGCGTACGCGCGGTGCGCGTCGACGATCCGACCGAGGCCATCGCAGGAGCAGACATCATCATTGCCGCGACCAACAGCTCCACACCGGTCTTCGACGGTTCCCAGGTGGAGCCCGGGACGCACGTCACCGGCGTCGGCTCTTACACGCCAGACATGCGCGAAGTCGACACCGCCCTCGTGACCCGCGCCCGGGTCATCGTCGATCAGCGTGAGGCGGTGATGGAGGAAGCAGGCGACATCGTTGGCCCGATCCGCGACGGTGTCGTTGACGAGACGGTCATCGTCGCCGAGATCGGCGAAGTCGTGCTGGGGCGAGTGCAGGGCAGGACCGCGGACACCGACATCACATTCTTCAAGTCGGTCGGGAATGCGGTGCAAGACGTCGCCGTGGCAGCCCGCGTGCTCACGGCGGCCGAGGCTGAAGGGCGGGGCCTGGTCGTCGACCTCTAG
- the trpE gene encoding anthranilate synthase component I — MQILPSFDRFKALAGVAGLVPVWREFLFDVDTAVTAYSKLAEPPFAFLLESVVGGEQWARYSFLGTRPAGAWRLHRGAVSWWTPGGGWSAVEVDDPLDDLDARLRARVPAEVPGLPRFWGGAVGYFSYDVVREIENLPNAPEDDLGLPDGVFLFTDVVLAIDNLHGRAMAIAAVPVESGLSDEELRTRYEDASTKTKDVIDRLASGPGPPPLALGDEPDVDPPFESASTREEYEHGVERIREYIRAGDVFQVVLSQRLGIRLQATPFDVYRALRSLNPSPYLYFLELDGVSLVGASPEVLVRVEDSTVTVRPIAGTRPRGRTPEEERALAEDLLHDEKELAEHRMLLDLGRNDVGRVAEYGSVTVPELMVVERYSHVMHLVSQVEGKLRSGLGAIDVFRACFPAGTLSGAPKVRAMEIIDELEPVRRGPYGGAVGHFNYGGMSMDTAITIRTLVVTNGNAYVQAGAGIVADSDPSREYEETLSKARALLRAVAMVSES, encoded by the coding sequence ATGCAGATCCTTCCTTCGTTCGATCGGTTCAAGGCCCTCGCCGGCGTGGCCGGCTTGGTGCCCGTCTGGCGCGAGTTCCTATTCGACGTCGACACCGCGGTGACCGCCTACTCGAAGCTGGCGGAACCGCCCTTCGCCTTCCTGCTCGAGTCCGTAGTGGGCGGCGAACAATGGGCCCGATATTCGTTTCTGGGAACCCGTCCGGCGGGCGCGTGGAGACTTCACCGCGGCGCGGTTTCGTGGTGGACGCCTGGGGGAGGCTGGAGCGCGGTCGAGGTAGACGATCCGCTCGACGACTTGGATGCTCGCCTGCGTGCGCGGGTCCCCGCCGAGGTGCCGGGTCTGCCGCGCTTCTGGGGCGGCGCGGTCGGGTACTTCTCCTACGACGTGGTCCGTGAGATCGAGAATCTTCCGAACGCGCCGGAGGACGACTTGGGTCTTCCTGACGGAGTTTTCCTTTTCACGGACGTCGTCCTGGCCATCGACAATCTCCATGGACGAGCGATGGCGATCGCGGCAGTGCCAGTCGAGAGTGGTCTCTCCGATGAGGAGCTGAGGACTCGTTACGAAGACGCATCGACGAAGACGAAGGACGTGATCGACCGCCTCGCTTCAGGGCCCGGGCCCCCACCGCTCGCGTTGGGAGACGAGCCCGATGTGGACCCTCCTTTCGAAAGCGCGTCGACGCGGGAGGAATACGAGCACGGCGTGGAGCGGATCCGTGAGTACATCCGGGCCGGAGATGTCTTTCAGGTCGTGCTCAGCCAGAGACTCGGCATCAGATTGCAGGCGACTCCCTTCGATGTCTACCGGGCACTGCGGAGCCTGAATCCGTCGCCCTACCTCTACTTCCTAGAGCTGGACGGTGTGAGCCTCGTCGGCGCGTCCCCTGAGGTGCTCGTGAGGGTCGAAGACTCGACCGTCACGGTTCGACCCATCGCAGGGACACGGCCCCGCGGTCGAACGCCGGAAGAAGAACGCGCCTTGGCGGAGGATTTGCTCCACGACGAGAAGGAGCTCGCAGAGCATCGAATGCTCTTGGACCTGGGGCGCAACGATGTCGGTCGCGTCGCCGAGTATGGTTCCGTGACGGTGCCGGAGCTGATGGTCGTGGAGCGGTACTCGCACGTGATGCACCTCGTGAGTCAGGTCGAGGGTAAGCTGCGGTCTGGGCTCGGCGCGATCGACGTGTTCCGTGCGTGCTTCCCAGCGGGGACGCTGTCGGGCGCTCCCAAGGTGCGCGCCATGGAGATCATCGACGAGTTGGAGCCGGTGCGGCGCGGTCCATACGGCGGGGCAGTCGGCCACTTCAACTACGGGGGCATGAGCATGGATACCGCGATCACCATCCGCACCTTGGTCGTAACGAATGGGAATGCCTACGTGCAGGCGGGCGCGGGTATCGTTGCCGATAGCGACCCGTCGCGAGAGTACGAGGAGACGCTCAGCAAGGCGCGAGCGCTACTCCGGGCCGTGGCGATGGTGAGCGAAAGCTAG